One stretch of Candidatus Baltobacteraceae bacterium DNA includes these proteins:
- a CDS encoding ABC transporter substrate-binding protein has translation MEGPKSKSRREFVKAAAITGGVVLGAPLFIPKRSEAAETLTIGVNEELTGVYAYPAKNEVRGMQMAVDDWNKKGGVIGRQLKLLVEDNANNPGTAVEKARKLFEVDKVPVLIGTLNSANSQAVSNVAFQAGRPFLVSGGHTDSVTGAQCHWTTFRTCHSTWAETHATGLSISKKFGKKWYYITPDYAFGHSLLDGYKDMEAKLGVQVVGSDLTPLGTTDFSAYLTKVLAAKPDCLIIMVQGDDQINCLKQANSFGILKRIPVAGPQGELEPLWGVPKEAQVGYWGVEWYYKNVGNNKEAQSFVSRYMAQFQEPPTARSAFGYITVERMATAIQEAKGTDPVKVCKQLSGMTFHPLQQGTGTYRAVDHQLTWPMLFCETIAGGQSDNPKDIFKMVDVQPGEAIEHPVSEQEKICKLTWPA, from the coding sequence GTGGAGGGACCCAAGTCCAAGTCACGTCGGGAATTCGTCAAGGCGGCTGCCATCACTGGCGGAGTCGTTCTAGGCGCTCCCCTCTTTATTCCCAAACGTTCGGAAGCGGCGGAGACGCTGACCATCGGCGTCAACGAAGAGCTGACGGGCGTGTACGCGTACCCCGCGAAGAACGAAGTTCGCGGGATGCAGATGGCCGTCGACGATTGGAACAAAAAAGGCGGCGTTATCGGCCGACAGCTCAAACTGTTAGTCGAAGACAATGCGAATAATCCCGGAACTGCAGTCGAAAAGGCGCGTAAGCTTTTTGAGGTCGACAAAGTTCCGGTGCTGATCGGAACGTTAAACAGCGCGAATTCGCAGGCCGTCAGCAACGTGGCCTTCCAGGCCGGTAGGCCGTTCCTCGTCTCCGGCGGTCATACTGACAGTGTGACGGGAGCACAATGCCACTGGACGACGTTCCGCACGTGCCACAGCACCTGGGCTGAAACGCACGCCACCGGTCTTTCGATCTCGAAGAAGTTCGGCAAGAAGTGGTACTACATCACGCCGGACTACGCGTTCGGGCACTCTCTGCTCGACGGCTACAAGGACATGGAAGCAAAGCTCGGCGTCCAGGTCGTAGGCAGTGATCTCACGCCCCTTGGTACGACCGATTTCAGTGCGTACTTAACGAAGGTTCTTGCTGCGAAGCCGGACTGTCTGATCATCATGGTGCAAGGCGACGATCAGATCAATTGTCTCAAACAGGCGAATTCGTTCGGAATTCTCAAGCGTATCCCGGTTGCCGGACCTCAGGGCGAGCTCGAGCCGCTGTGGGGCGTGCCGAAGGAAGCGCAAGTCGGCTATTGGGGCGTCGAGTGGTACTACAAGAACGTCGGAAATAATAAGGAAGCACAATCGTTCGTGTCGCGCTACATGGCGCAGTTTCAAGAACCACCAACTGCGCGTAGCGCATTCGGGTACATCACCGTGGAGCGCATGGCGACCGCGATTCAGGAAGCCAAGGGTACGGATCCGGTAAAAGTGTGCAAACAGCTTTCCGGAATGACGTTCCATCCGCTCCAACAGGGAACGGGAACGTATCGAGCCGTCGATCATCAGCTCACGTGGCCGATGCTGTTCTGCGAGACTATCGCCGGCGGTCAATCCGATAATCCGAAAGACATCTTCAAGATGGTCGACGTTCAGCCGGGAGAGGCGATCGAACATCCGGTCTCAGAGCAGGAAAAGATCTGCAAGCTCACCTGGCCGGCATAA
- a CDS encoding branched-chain amino acid ABC transporter permease has product MERLIPEIVNGIVLGAFYAIIAIGLSLIMNLTGTVNLAHGSFLTLAGYLAFVLLQRGTNFWLALGISALLTVVVGLIVERTLIAPLYKRIPLYSLLLTFGLALIAEEVFRLIWGPQSVPFSTPASLQGATIIGDTVLPTYRLAIMAVLAVVMLLLLFFMYRTRQGLRLRGAVLNREMMAALGINTQTLYMMNFGLGIFLAAVAGVLASGLIGLSPTMGNGLLMPAFITVVIGGMGSLAGCLVGGLLLGVGQSVTTLYAPAASEIVTYVLMAVVLLIRPRGLFGEEGLFG; this is encoded by the coding sequence ATGGAACGACTCATCCCCGAAATCGTTAACGGTATCGTCCTCGGCGCCTTTTACGCGATCATCGCCATCGGCTTATCGCTGATCATGAACCTTACCGGTACGGTCAATCTTGCGCATGGCTCGTTCCTGACACTCGCCGGTTATTTGGCATTCGTGCTCCTCCAGCGGGGAACGAACTTTTGGCTGGCGCTCGGAATTTCGGCGCTCTTAACCGTCGTCGTGGGCTTAATCGTTGAACGAACGTTGATCGCCCCGCTTTACAAGCGCATTCCGCTCTACAGTCTGCTGCTCACGTTCGGGCTCGCGTTGATCGCCGAAGAAGTCTTCCGGCTGATTTGGGGACCGCAGTCAGTTCCGTTTTCGACACCGGCGTCGCTTCAAGGTGCGACGATCATCGGCGACACTGTTCTGCCGACGTATCGTTTGGCTATTATGGCCGTCCTTGCGGTCGTTATGCTGCTGTTGCTGTTTTTCATGTATCGCACCCGGCAAGGTTTGCGGCTACGCGGCGCCGTGCTCAACCGGGAGATGATGGCGGCGCTCGGCATCAATACGCAAACGCTCTACATGATGAATTTCGGTTTAGGAATCTTCTTGGCGGCGGTCGCCGGAGTGCTCGCCTCCGGTTTGATCGGTCTCTCGCCCACGATGGGGAACGGTTTGCTGATGCCGGCGTTCATCACCGTCGTGATCGGCGGGATGGGCAGCCTTGCGGGGTGCTTAGTCGGAGGACTGCTGCTCGGCGTCGGCCAGAGTGTCACGACGCTCTATGCACCGGCTGCTTCCGAGATCGTCACGTACGTTCTCATGGCGGTGGTCCTGTTGATTCGACCGCGAGGGCTCTTCGGTGAGGAGGGTCTGTTCGGATGA
- a CDS encoding branched-chain amino acid ABC transporter permease gives MKRTLDTVGMSILAIVLLGMPLWMNVIKLNVSLGTSLLLFGLAAASVNILVGYTGFMAFGNAAFFGVGAYGSALFSHYILPDNMILATIVGALTGTLSAFVLAPFLIRRRGIYFALLTVAFGQVYYFIAYRWSNVTGGEDGFSISRPHLFGPQTNPMNGPEYYYYVLVVFVAVMVFLWFLVRSPFGLSLRAISQNEVRVRYLAINSDRLIFKALVISGMVAGIAGSLYSMSINFAYPLLMDWHQSGDFVMMTILGGAGTLWGPFIGAIIYTLAANVLSSKTETWQIMIGALFVICVLFFPKGILGFLSRPTTTSEDVDTAPSRPRTEQALAQSEQG, from the coding sequence ATGAAGCGGACGCTCGATACTGTCGGCATGTCGATCCTTGCGATCGTGCTCTTGGGAATGCCGTTGTGGATGAATGTCATCAAGCTCAACGTTTCGCTTGGGACGTCGTTGCTGCTGTTCGGACTTGCAGCAGCGAGCGTCAACATTCTGGTCGGCTACACGGGGTTCATGGCGTTCGGCAATGCTGCGTTCTTTGGTGTCGGTGCTTACGGCTCGGCGCTCTTCAGTCACTACATCCTGCCCGACAATATGATACTCGCGACGATCGTCGGAGCCTTAACAGGAACGCTTTCCGCGTTCGTTCTGGCGCCGTTTCTGATCCGCCGGCGCGGCATCTATTTTGCGTTGCTGACCGTCGCCTTCGGGCAAGTATATTATTTTATCGCGTATCGCTGGAGCAATGTGACGGGCGGCGAAGACGGGTTCTCGATTTCGCGCCCGCATCTGTTTGGACCGCAAACGAATCCGATGAACGGTCCGGAATACTATTATTACGTGCTGGTCGTCTTTGTTGCGGTAATGGTATTCCTGTGGTTCCTGGTTCGTTCTCCGTTCGGGTTATCGCTTCGCGCGATCAGTCAGAATGAAGTCCGCGTGCGGTACCTCGCGATCAACAGCGATCGTCTGATCTTCAAGGCCCTGGTCATCTCGGGGATGGTGGCCGGCATCGCAGGCTCGTTGTATTCGATGTCGATCAACTTTGCGTACCCACTGCTGATGGACTGGCATCAATCCGGTGACTTCGTCATGATGACGATTCTCGGCGGTGCCGGTACGCTTTGGGGCCCGTTCATTGGCGCCATCATCTACACGCTCGCTGCAAACGTCTTGAGCAGCAAGACGGAGACGTGGCAGATCATGATCGGCGCGCTATTCGTCATATGCGTATTGTTCTTCCCGAAAGGTATTCTCGGGTTTCTCTCGCGTCCGACCACGACGAGCGAAGATGTCGATACGGCGCCGAGTCGTCCTCGAACCGAACAAGCGCTCGCGCAGAGTGAGCAAGGATGA
- a CDS encoding ABC transporter ATP-binding protein: MTATAGGATMLHAEKVSLSFGGVHAVVEVDIDVHEREIYAIIGPNGAGKTSFFNALTGFFFPEAGRVSFLGEDITRKPNYERIARGMSRTFQTPSIFPELTVYENVALGVHSRMGIAGSLRGLGARKKETDVRVDELLGFVNLQRWKETQVASLSHGSQRLVEIAACLSVDPKLVLLDEPTAGLAEADTARVMEVVRDLRDRLGLTVVFVEHNMRFVSSLADTVMVMDRGRALLRGGPQEVLNDSRVREAYLGAEEETADV, encoded by the coding sequence ATGACCGCAACTGCCGGCGGCGCGACGATGCTGCACGCGGAGAAAGTCTCGCTCTCGTTTGGCGGCGTACATGCCGTCGTCGAGGTCGATATCGACGTCCACGAACGCGAGATCTACGCGATCATAGGACCAAACGGAGCCGGAAAGACAAGCTTTTTCAACGCGCTGACGGGATTTTTTTTCCCCGAAGCGGGCCGCGTCAGCTTTCTCGGTGAGGATATCACGCGCAAGCCGAACTACGAGCGTATTGCACGTGGGATGAGCCGGACGTTTCAAACGCCGAGCATTTTCCCTGAGCTAACGGTGTACGAGAACGTAGCGCTCGGCGTCCACAGCAGGATGGGTATCGCGGGCAGCTTGCGCGGACTCGGTGCGCGCAAGAAAGAGACCGACGTACGCGTCGATGAACTGTTGGGCTTTGTCAATCTTCAGCGCTGGAAGGAGACGCAGGTCGCGTCGCTTTCGCACGGCAGTCAACGTCTGGTCGAGATTGCGGCGTGTCTTTCCGTTGACCCGAAGCTCGTACTCCTCGACGAACCGACGGCAGGTTTGGCGGAAGCGGATACGGCACGCGTAATGGAAGTCGTGCGCGATCTGCGCGATCGTCTCGGCCTCACCGTCGTCTTTGTCGAGCACAATATGCGCTTTGTTTCGAGTCTTGCCGACACGGTCATGGTGATGGATCGTGGCCGCGCTCTGCTCCGCGGCGGCCCCCAAGAAGTACTCAACGATTCTCGCGTGCGCGAGGCATATCTCGGCGCGGAAGAGGAGACCGCCGATGTCTGA
- a CDS encoding ABC transporter ATP-binding protein produces MSDSAPLLEVNDIQTYYGKSHILRGVSLKVQKGEIVTLLGLNGAGKSTTIRSILGLTPPRSGSVKFKGTEVSGMPTYQIAKMGIGYVPEGRLMFGALTTLETLQLAERGGNGEGWTIERTFERFPKLVELRSRKSGKLSGGEQEMLAIGRALVGNPDLILIDEPSQGLAPIIVREVYRIIEDLRNHGVSILLVEQNALMALKAAQRAYVIDDGRIVYEGAAADLGADRARVRDLMGLATA; encoded by the coding sequence ATGTCTGATAGCGCGCCATTGCTTGAAGTCAACGACATCCAAACCTACTACGGGAAAAGCCACATTCTTCGTGGTGTGTCGCTGAAGGTTCAAAAAGGCGAGATCGTCACATTGCTAGGCCTGAACGGCGCCGGAAAGTCGACGACGATTCGCAGTATTCTCGGCCTAACACCGCCGCGCTCCGGTTCGGTCAAATTCAAAGGAACCGAAGTGAGTGGAATGCCGACATATCAGATCGCGAAGATGGGCATCGGGTACGTCCCTGAAGGACGGCTTATGTTCGGTGCGCTCACTACCCTTGAGACGTTGCAGCTCGCCGAACGCGGCGGTAACGGTGAGGGCTGGACGATTGAACGCACCTTCGAACGTTTTCCGAAGCTCGTCGAGCTGCGTTCACGAAAATCGGGAAAGCTTTCAGGCGGCGAACAAGAGATGCTCGCGATCGGACGCGCGCTGGTCGGAAATCCCGACCTTATCCTGATCGACGAACCTTCGCAGGGGCTCGCGCCCATCATCGTCCGTGAAGTCTATCGCATCATCGAGGATCTGCGTAACCACGGCGTCTCGATATTGCTCGTCGAGCAAAACGCGTTGATGGCGCTCAAGGCCGCACAACGCGCGTACGTGATCGACGATGGACGCATCGTGTATGAAGGTGCTGCTGCCGACCTGGGCGCGGATCGCGCTCGTGTCCGCGACCTCATGGGCCTCGCGACCGCATAA
- a CDS encoding hydroxyacid-oxoacid transhydrogenase: protein MICCQHEHYAPTATGDYGFEVDGARIKYGRGVLSEVGEAAKALGMTRVAVFIDPFLRRQEFVEKALTSLREAKIDSETYTDITVEPTDVSFKKAAAFAVRGKFDGYISIGGGSTIDTTKAADLYATYPAEFMDYVNAPIGAGKPVPGPLRPHIACPTTSGTGSECTGIAIFDYLEMEAKTGIRARELRPTLGIIDPDVTRSLPPMVVACSGFDVLSHALESYTALPFTHRARVAKGVARPLSQGANPYSDVGCISALSILGQHIARAVHDPNDDEARERMMFAAMLAGIAFGNAGCHLPHGMSYAVSGLVKSFRAPGYDPKEAMVPHGMSVILNAPSVFRFTAPACPERHLEAAEKLGADVRSAGPDDAGQVISEQIIALMKQTGIPNGLSAVGYDNSDLESLTEGSFPQKGLINNAPRETSREQLRDLYANALAYW from the coding sequence ATGATTTGCTGCCAGCACGAGCACTATGCACCGACCGCGACGGGCGACTATGGTTTCGAAGTCGACGGAGCACGGATCAAATACGGACGTGGCGTCCTCTCCGAGGTCGGCGAAGCCGCCAAAGCACTCGGCATGACGCGCGTCGCGGTCTTCATCGACCCGTTTCTGCGCCGCCAAGAGTTCGTCGAGAAGGCGCTTACGTCGCTGCGCGAAGCCAAGATCGATTCCGAGACGTACACCGATATAACGGTGGAGCCGACCGACGTTTCGTTCAAAAAAGCGGCCGCGTTCGCCGTCCGAGGAAAATTCGACGGCTATATCTCGATCGGCGGCGGTTCAACGATCGATACGACCAAAGCAGCCGATCTCTACGCAACGTATCCCGCGGAATTCATGGACTACGTCAACGCACCGATCGGCGCCGGGAAACCGGTACCGGGCCCGTTGCGCCCGCACATTGCGTGCCCGACGACCTCGGGAACCGGAAGCGAGTGCACCGGCATCGCGATCTTCGATTATCTCGAAATGGAAGCGAAGACCGGAATCCGTGCGCGCGAGCTGCGCCCGACGCTCGGCATCATCGACCCCGACGTCACGCGCTCGCTGCCGCCGATGGTCGTAGCCTGTAGCGGATTCGATGTTCTCAGCCATGCGCTCGAATCGTACACGGCGCTTCCGTTCACGCACCGGGCGCGCGTCGCGAAAGGCGTAGCGCGTCCGCTTTCTCAGGGCGCAAATCCGTACAGCGACGTCGGATGCATCAGCGCGCTCTCGATCCTCGGCCAGCACATCGCTCGTGCCGTGCACGATCCGAACGACGACGAAGCGCGCGAGCGCATGATGTTTGCGGCGATGCTCGCCGGAATCGCGTTCGGCAACGCAGGCTGCCATCTTCCGCATGGAATGTCGTACGCGGTGTCCGGACTCGTCAAGAGTTTCCGCGCTCCGGGCTACGATCCCAAAGAAGCAATGGTCCCGCACGGGATGTCGGTCATTCTCAACGCGCCGTCGGTCTTTCGCTTTACGGCACCGGCGTGTCCGGAGCGCCATTTGGAAGCGGCCGAAAAGCTCGGTGCCGATGTGCGCAGCGCCGGACCCGACGATGCGGGTCAAGTCATCAGCGAGCAGATCATCGCGCTTATGAAGCAGACTGGAATCCCGAACGGACTCTCTGCGGTCGGTTACGACAATAGCGATCTCGAATCGCTGACCGAGGGATCGTTTCCGCAAAAGGGCCTGATCAATAACGCACCGCGCGAGACATCCCGCGAGCAGTTGCGCGATCTCTACGCTAACGCGCTCGCTTACTGGTAG